A single window of Rhodococcus jostii RHA1 DNA harbors:
- a CDS encoding isocitrate lyase/PEP mutase family protein — MTSINEKATTLLGLHQPGNPVILPTVWDAWSANLAVSAGFQALTVGSHPVSDSIGKPDNEGITFDELLHRISQITAAVELPLSVDIESGYGLEPARLIEGLIGAGAVGLNIEDTVHSEGGRLREPQEHADFVGGLRQAADAAGVHVVVNARTDLFVKQVGDESDRVDRAIARLKLAAEAGADVLYPVGRHDDATQKRLTSELPLPVNAIGLPDQDDPASFGPLGVARVSFGPFFQAALAAHAATLLGRWS; from the coding sequence ATGACGTCGATCAACGAGAAGGCCACCACCCTGCTGGGGCTGCACCAGCCCGGCAACCCCGTCATCCTGCCCACCGTGTGGGATGCCTGGTCCGCGAATCTGGCTGTGTCCGCTGGGTTTCAGGCGCTGACAGTCGGAAGCCACCCGGTATCCGACTCGATCGGCAAGCCCGACAACGAGGGGATCACGTTCGACGAGCTGCTGCACCGCATCTCGCAGATCACCGCAGCGGTGGAGTTGCCGCTGTCGGTCGACATCGAATCGGGATACGGGCTCGAGCCCGCCCGGCTGATCGAAGGTCTGATCGGCGCGGGAGCCGTGGGCCTGAACATCGAGGACACGGTCCACAGCGAGGGCGGGCGTCTCCGCGAACCGCAGGAGCACGCCGACTTCGTCGGAGGGCTGCGGCAGGCGGCCGACGCCGCCGGGGTCCACGTGGTCGTGAATGCGCGCACCGACCTGTTCGTGAAGCAGGTGGGCGACGAGTCCGACCGTGTCGACCGCGCGATCGCTCGGCTGAAGCTCGCCGCCGAGGCCGGGGCCGACGTGCTGTACCCCGTGGGCCGTCACGACGACGCCACCCAGAAGCGGCTCACGTCGGAGCTGCCGCTGCCCGTCAACGCCATCGGTCTGCCCGATCAGGACGATCCGGCGAGCTTCGGGCCGCTCGGCGTCGCTCGGGTGAGCTTCGGGCCGTTCTTCCAGGCCGCCCTCGCCGCACACGCGGCCACGCTGCTCGGCCGCTGGTCCTGA
- a CDS encoding NUDIX hydrolase: MTVPAEIRTAALAHIRDRKLLQTRSVGKTAFYMAGGKIDPGENAEQALHREIREELDAGIVDGTLEHLGVFEAPAYGHPEGTDLHMTCFLAELSAEPRPTSEIAELRYFTVDEYAAMPDVAPGSMLVFRRLQALGLLD, encoded by the coding sequence GTGACGGTGCCTGCCGAGATCCGAACCGCCGCGCTCGCCCACATCCGCGACCGGAAACTCCTCCAGACCCGATCGGTGGGGAAGACCGCGTTCTACATGGCAGGCGGAAAGATCGATCCGGGCGAGAATGCCGAACAGGCTCTGCACCGCGAGATCCGGGAGGAACTCGACGCCGGAATCGTCGACGGGACGCTCGAACATCTGGGGGTCTTCGAGGCGCCCGCGTACGGACATCCCGAGGGCACCGACCTGCACATGACCTGCTTCCTCGCCGAACTGAGCGCCGAGCCGCGGCCGACGAGCGAGATCGCCGAACTCCGGTACTTCACCGTCGACGAATACGCGGCCATGCCCGACGTCGCGCCCGGCTCGATGCTCGTGTTCCGCCGGCTGCAGGCGCTCGGCCTCCTCGACTAG
- a CDS encoding Na+/H+ antiporter subunit A gives MLAVLLAHAVAAVLAPLVVRKFGRNGFYPLSLVPLASLGWVIANWGTEQTVSIVWAPGLSMDLDFWFDPLAAIMSVLVLGIGTLILVYCSRYFTDDEPRLGIFAAEMVAFAGAMFGLVASDNMLLLYTFWELTTVLSFLLVGHYAERASSRRAATQALLVTTAGGLAMLVGIIILGQVSGTYNLSELIEVAPRGWLAGVGVVLVLIGALSKSAIVPLHFWLPGAMAAPTPVSGYLHAAAMVKAGIYLVARLSPGFADSAPWRFTIITLGLLTMVLAGWRAMRAFDLKLVLAFGTVSQLGFMMVLVGLGTRDAALAGMTMVVAHAMFKAALFMVVGIIDHTTGTRDLRKLAHLGDRAPALAVVAALAAASMAGLPPFLGFVGKEAAFDSLLSTTVLADPARIVTVGVVVFGSILTLAYSVRFMWGAFGRKRLARPSPAVLGMHAPGPLFLAAPAVLSVLSLAAGLAAPQLEKLLTPYSQTLPAEGVSDYHLALWHGMNTALALTLLVFAVGTALFVAQRWVNRLRFEHPPLGNADRIYDATLRGMDALSMRLTGATQRGSLPLTQATILGTLVVVPLVLLVVGTNTGADVRLWDSPVQFVIGLMMVAAALAATVMRNRLASVILVGLSGYGCGVLFALHGAPDLALTQFLVETLTLVIFVLVFRKLPAEVDERRAIGFKIPRALLAVAVGATITTIGAYAINARNSVPIYERLPDAAYYLGNGKNVVNVLLVDIRAWDTLGEISVLLVAATGVASLVFRNRRFGSAPRVSDAPAVTADSSASHSETTWLLGGDLIDPKHRSLVLEVTTRLIFPTIMVLSVYFFFAGHNAPGGGFAGGLTAGLALVLRYLAGGRYELGETVPIDAGKILGLGLTLAAGTALASLFLGAPALSSAVFEVTLPLVGHVKMVTALFFDLGVYLIVVGLVLDVLRSLGARLDAQIEVNQR, from the coding sequence TTGCTTGCTGTTCTGCTCGCCCATGCCGTTGCCGCCGTTCTGGCTCCGCTTGTGGTGCGCAAGTTCGGCCGCAACGGTTTCTACCCTCTCTCCCTCGTCCCGCTGGCGTCACTCGGATGGGTGATCGCGAACTGGGGCACGGAGCAGACCGTGTCCATCGTGTGGGCTCCGGGCCTGTCGATGGACCTCGACTTCTGGTTCGATCCGCTGGCCGCGATCATGTCGGTGCTGGTGCTGGGCATCGGCACGCTGATCCTGGTCTACTGCTCGCGCTACTTCACCGACGACGAACCCCGGCTCGGCATCTTCGCCGCCGAGATGGTGGCCTTCGCCGGCGCCATGTTCGGCCTCGTCGCCAGCGACAACATGTTGCTGCTGTACACGTTCTGGGAACTGACGACGGTCCTGTCGTTCCTGCTGGTCGGGCATTACGCCGAACGCGCGTCGAGTCGCCGGGCGGCGACGCAAGCGCTGCTCGTCACCACCGCGGGTGGTCTGGCCATGCTGGTCGGCATCATCATCCTCGGCCAGGTGAGTGGCACGTACAACCTGTCCGAACTGATCGAGGTCGCACCTCGCGGCTGGCTCGCCGGTGTCGGCGTCGTGCTGGTCCTCATCGGCGCCCTGTCGAAGTCCGCGATCGTGCCGCTGCACTTCTGGCTGCCCGGAGCGATGGCCGCCCCCACCCCGGTCAGCGGCTACCTGCACGCCGCGGCCATGGTGAAGGCCGGCATCTATCTCGTGGCCAGACTGTCGCCCGGTTTCGCCGACTCGGCGCCCTGGCGATTCACGATCATCACGCTCGGCCTGCTGACGATGGTCCTCGCCGGGTGGCGGGCGATGCGCGCCTTCGACCTCAAACTGGTGCTCGCGTTCGGCACCGTCAGCCAGCTCGGTTTCATGATGGTGCTCGTCGGCCTCGGCACCCGCGACGCCGCGCTCGCCGGCATGACGATGGTGGTCGCCCACGCGATGTTCAAGGCCGCGTTGTTCATGGTGGTCGGCATCATCGACCACACGACAGGCACCCGCGACCTCCGCAAACTCGCGCACCTCGGTGACCGTGCGCCCGCGCTCGCGGTCGTCGCCGCACTGGCCGCGGCGAGCATGGCCGGGCTTCCCCCGTTCCTCGGGTTCGTCGGCAAGGAAGCCGCATTCGACTCCCTGCTGAGCACGACCGTCCTCGCCGACCCGGCGCGGATCGTCACCGTCGGCGTCGTGGTGTTCGGTTCGATCCTGACGCTCGCCTACAGCGTGCGGTTCATGTGGGGCGCCTTCGGTCGCAAGCGGCTCGCGCGGCCGAGCCCGGCCGTGCTGGGCATGCACGCACCCGGACCGTTGTTCCTCGCCGCGCCCGCCGTTCTCTCGGTGCTGAGCCTGGCGGCGGGACTCGCGGCGCCGCAGCTCGAGAAGCTGCTGACGCCGTACTCGCAGACCCTGCCCGCCGAGGGCGTCTCCGACTACCACCTCGCCCTGTGGCACGGCATGAACACCGCGCTGGCACTCACCCTGCTGGTGTTCGCCGTCGGCACCGCGCTCTTCGTGGCGCAGCGCTGGGTCAACCGGTTGCGGTTCGAGCATCCGCCGCTCGGCAACGCCGACCGCATCTACGACGCGACGCTACGCGGGATGGACGCGCTGTCGATGCGGCTGACCGGCGCCACCCAACGCGGTTCGCTGCCGCTGACCCAGGCGACCATCCTCGGCACCCTCGTGGTGGTGCCGCTGGTACTGCTCGTCGTCGGCACGAATACCGGCGCCGACGTCCGGTTGTGGGATTCGCCGGTGCAGTTCGTGATCGGGCTGATGATGGTCGCGGCCGCGCTCGCCGCCACGGTGATGCGCAACCGTCTGGCGAGCGTGATCCTCGTCGGTCTCAGCGGCTACGGCTGCGGTGTGCTGTTCGCCCTCCACGGCGCCCCCGACCTCGCACTCACCCAGTTCCTGGTGGAGACGCTGACCCTCGTCATCTTCGTGCTCGTGTTCCGGAAACTGCCCGCCGAGGTCGACGAGCGACGGGCCATCGGATTCAAGATTCCGCGGGCGCTGCTGGCGGTCGCGGTCGGTGCCACCATCACCACGATCGGCGCGTACGCCATCAACGCGCGGAACTCGGTGCCGATCTACGAGCGACTCCCCGACGCCGCGTACTACCTCGGCAACGGCAAGAACGTCGTCAACGTCCTGCTCGTCGACATCCGTGCCTGGGACACGCTCGGCGAGATCTCGGTGCTGCTGGTGGCGGCCACGGGTGTCGCGAGCCTGGTGTTCCGCAACCGCCGCTTCGGCAGCGCCCCCCGAGTGTCCGACGCCCCCGCGGTCACCGCCGATTCGTCGGCGTCGCATTCCGAGACCACGTGGCTGCTCGGCGGCGATCTCATCGATCCGAAACACCGGTCCCTGGTCCTCGAGGTGACGACCCGGCTGATCTTCCCGACCATCATGGTGTTGTCGGTCTACTTCTTCTTCGCCGGCCACAACGCACCCGGCGGCGGGTTCGCCGGCGGCCTCACGGCCGGTCTCGCGCTGGTCCTGCGATACCTCGCGGGCGGACGGTACGAACTCGGCGAAACCGTCCCGATCGACGCGGGCAAGATCCTGGGCCTCGGGCTCACCCTTGCCGCGGGCACCGCGCTGGCGTCGCTGTTCCTCGGCGCCCCGGCACTCTCCTCCGCGGTGTTCGAGGTGACGCTGCCACTGGTCGGCCACGTCAAGATGGTCACCGCCCTGTTCTTCGACCTGGGTGTGTATCTCATCGTGGTCGGGCTCGTACTCGACGTGCTCCGCAGTCTCGGCGCACGTCTCGACGCACAGATCGAGGTGAACCAGCGATGA
- a CDS encoding Na(+)/H(+) antiporter subunit C — MSANIGFLVIIGVLVSAGVYLLIERSITRMLLGLLLFGNGINLLILTSGGTDGNPPIVGRESIHESMADPLAQAMILTAIVITMGIAGFVLALAYRSFKITTQDAVENDPEDTKVLRRRSPAEAPDRDRSDDPVTGEPSFSGDAFDKDGNPIPLEELKNLEDLECYEDLHEGDFDDEEDSDKAGIGEKS; from the coding sequence ATGAGCGCGAACATCGGATTTCTCGTCATCATCGGCGTCCTGGTGTCGGCCGGCGTCTACCTGCTCATCGAACGCAGCATCACCCGCATGCTGCTGGGACTGCTGCTGTTCGGCAACGGCATCAATCTCCTGATCCTCACGTCCGGGGGTACGGACGGCAATCCGCCCATCGTCGGCCGCGAGTCCATTCACGAGTCGATGGCCGACCCGCTGGCTCAGGCGATGATCCTGACGGCGATCGTCATCACGATGGGCATCGCCGGCTTCGTGCTCGCGCTCGCGTACCGGTCGTTCAAGATCACCACGCAGGACGCCGTCGAGAACGACCCCGAGGACACCAAGGTCCTGCGGCGCCGGTCGCCCGCCGAGGCTCCCGACCGCGACCGCTCCGACGACCCGGTCACCGGCGAGCCGAGTTTCAGCGGCGACGCATTCGACAAGGACGGAAACCCCATTCCCCTGGAAGAGCTGAAGAACCTCGAAGACCTCGAATGCTACGAAGACCTGCACGAGGGTGACTTCGACGACGAAGAGGACTCCGACAAGGCCGGGATCGGGGAGAAGTCGTGA
- a CDS encoding Na+/H+ antiporter subunit D has protein sequence MTISPHIITALAPLPVLVPMLAAAATLVLGRRPRAQRIITLVALIGVLVVSGLLLFLADRDGTTAIQVGGWDSPIGITLVVDRLSAMMLVVSSIVLLAVMAYAVGQGIRDGGEDQPVSIFLPTYLALTAGISNAFLAGDLFNLYVGFEVLLAASFVLLTLGASADRVRAGVSYVMVSMVSSLIFLAGIAFAYAATGTLNLADMATRLDGIPSGTRTAIFGVLLVAFGIKAAVFPLSTWLPDSYPTAPAPVTAVFAGLLTKVGVYAIIRAHTLLFPEGELDNVLMVCGLLTMLVGILGAIAQSDIKRLLSFTLVSHIGYMVFGIALSTQSGLSGAIYYVAHHILVQTTLFLVVGLIERQAGSSSLRRLGGLAAASPVLAIVFLVPALNLGGIPPFSGFIGKVALLQAGSADASVLAWILVGGGTLTSLLTLYVVARVWTKAFWRARADAPEGDLADVSPSALLDESEADISFDDRADVGRIPAMMLIPTVALVAVGLAMTVFAGQIIQISDRAASDLQNRSIYIDAVLGGHPGGEAQEAPR, from the coding sequence GTGACCATTTCCCCGCACATCATCACGGCCCTCGCGCCGCTGCCCGTTCTCGTCCCGATGCTCGCCGCGGCGGCCACGCTGGTGCTCGGCCGGCGTCCGCGGGCCCAGCGGATCATCACGCTCGTCGCGTTGATCGGTGTCCTCGTCGTGTCCGGACTGCTGCTGTTCCTCGCCGACCGCGACGGGACGACGGCCATCCAGGTGGGTGGCTGGGATTCGCCGATCGGCATCACGCTGGTGGTCGACCGGCTGTCCGCGATGATGCTGGTGGTCTCGTCGATCGTGCTGCTCGCCGTCATGGCGTACGCCGTGGGTCAGGGCATCCGCGACGGCGGTGAGGACCAGCCCGTCTCGATCTTCCTGCCGACGTATCTGGCGCTGACGGCGGGCATCTCCAACGCGTTCCTGGCGGGCGATCTGTTCAATCTGTACGTCGGCTTCGAGGTGCTCCTCGCCGCCAGCTTCGTGCTGCTGACGCTCGGTGCGAGCGCCGACCGCGTCCGTGCGGGTGTGTCGTACGTGATGGTGTCGATGGTGTCGTCGCTGATCTTCCTGGCTGGTATCGCGTTCGCCTACGCGGCCACCGGAACCCTCAACCTCGCCGACATGGCCACCCGCCTCGACGGCATCCCGTCCGGCACGCGCACCGCCATCTTCGGTGTGCTGCTCGTGGCATTCGGCATCAAGGCGGCGGTGTTCCCGCTGTCGACATGGCTGCCCGACTCCTACCCCACCGCGCCCGCCCCCGTCACCGCCGTGTTCGCCGGCCTGCTCACCAAGGTGGGTGTGTACGCGATCATCCGCGCGCACACGCTGCTCTTCCCGGAGGGCGAACTCGACAACGTGCTGATGGTGTGCGGCCTCCTGACGATGCTCGTCGGCATCCTCGGTGCGATCGCGCAGAGCGACATCAAACGACTACTGTCCTTCACCCTGGTCAGCCACATCGGGTACATGGTGTTCGGTATCGCGCTGTCCACCCAGTCGGGGCTGTCGGGGGCCATCTACTACGTGGCACACCACATTCTGGTGCAGACCACACTGTTCCTGGTGGTCGGTCTGATCGAACGCCAGGCCGGGTCGTCGTCGTTGCGACGTCTCGGCGGGCTCGCCGCGGCGAGCCCCGTCCTGGCCATCGTGTTCCTGGTTCCGGCCCTCAACCTCGGTGGCATTCCCCCGTTCTCCGGGTTCATCGGCAAGGTCGCGCTGCTGCAGGCCGGCTCGGCGGATGCGAGCGTGCTGGCGTGGATCCTCGTCGGGGGCGGCACCCTCACCAGCCTTCTCACGCTGTACGTCGTCGCCCGTGTGTGGACCAAGGCGTTCTGGCGGGCCCGCGCCGACGCCCCCGAGGGTGACCTCGCGGACGTCAGCCCGTCGGCGCTGCTCGACGAGTCCGAGGCCGACATCTCGTTCGACGACCGCGCCGACGTGGGCCGTATCCCCGCGATGATGCTCATCCCCACCGTCGCCCTCGTCGCCGTAGGGCTGGCGATGACGGTGTTCGCCGGCCAGATCATCCAGATCAGTGATCGCGCGGCGAGCGATCTGCAGAACCGGTCCATCTACATCGACGCCGTCCTCGGCGGGCACCCCGGCGGCGAAGCGCAGGAGGCACCGCGATGA
- a CDS encoding Na+/H+ antiporter subunit E yields the protein MKRERLLQFGALLWLMAVWILLWGNVSWGNILGGLAVGALIMVLMPLPRVPVEGRVHVLPLLRLAVIFVYYSLQSSLQIAWLALRPGPPPVTGVLRYQLGIKSDLVLTLCIDVLNLIPGTMVLEIDQVRRIVYVHVLDMGSQKAVSQFYRTVAQLERLFIEAFERDSDWKPSPWHNRDLQYDDPTQEGSS from the coding sequence ATGAAACGCGAGAGACTTCTCCAGTTCGGCGCGCTGCTGTGGCTGATGGCAGTGTGGATCCTGTTGTGGGGCAACGTCAGCTGGGGCAATATCCTCGGCGGGCTCGCCGTCGGCGCGCTCATCATGGTGCTCATGCCGCTGCCGCGGGTGCCCGTGGAAGGCCGGGTGCACGTCCTGCCGCTGCTCCGGCTGGCGGTGATATTCGTGTACTACTCGCTCCAGTCGAGCCTCCAGATCGCGTGGCTCGCACTCCGGCCCGGGCCGCCGCCCGTCACCGGGGTCCTGCGCTACCAGCTGGGAATCAAGTCGGACCTCGTCCTGACGCTGTGCATCGACGTGCTGAACCTGATTCCGGGCACCATGGTCCTCGAGATCGACCAGGTGCGGCGGATCGTCTACGTGCACGTCCTGGACATGGGATCGCAGAAGGCGGTCAGCCAGTTCTACCGCACGGTCGCGCAATTGGAGCGGTTGTTCATCGAGGCGTTCGAACGCGACTCCGACTGGAAACCGAGCCCCTGGCACAACCGCGACTTGCAATACGACGACCCCACTCAGGAGGGCAGCTCATGA
- a CDS encoding monovalent cation/H+ antiporter complex subunit F has protein sequence MTVVSVISGIVLVVAGVLTTFRLLDGPNSLDRLVALDTLIALAMCGLAVWAAYTGDTTIVPAIVALSLVGFIGSVSVARFRVSDKS, from the coding sequence ATGACAGTCGTCTCGGTCATATCCGGAATCGTCCTGGTCGTCGCCGGGGTCCTGACGACATTCCGGCTGCTCGACGGGCCCAACTCGCTGGACCGCCTCGTCGCCCTCGACACCCTGATCGCGCTCGCCATGTGCGGGCTCGCCGTGTGGGCCGCGTACACCGGAGACACGACGATCGTGCCCGCCATCGTCGCGTTGTCGTTGGTGGGGTTCATCGGTTCGGTGTCGGTGGCGCGGTTCCGGGTGAGTGACAAGTCGTGA
- the mnhG gene encoding monovalent cation/H(+) antiporter subunit G yields the protein MTTVLNVIGATLMLCGSLLALTAAIAIVRFPDTLRRMHAATKPQVVGLIMVLAGAVLELRGNVDIWMLILVGIFTLFTAPVIAHSVGRVAYREQRDQDGLLMINELEPPEHQ from the coding sequence GTGACCACCGTGCTGAACGTCATCGGGGCCACGCTCATGCTGTGCGGCTCCCTGCTCGCACTGACGGCCGCCATCGCCATCGTCCGATTCCCGGACACTCTGCGCCGCATGCACGCCGCCACCAAACCGCAGGTGGTCGGTCTCATCATGGTTCTCGCGGGCGCCGTCCTCGAACTGCGTGGCAACGTCGACATCTGGATGCTGATCCTCGTCGGCATCTTCACCCTCTTCACCGCGCCGGTCATCGCGCACAGCGTCGGCCGGGTCGCGTACCGGGAGCAGCGAGATCAGGACGGGCTGTTGATGATCAACGAGTTGGAGCCGCCAGAACATCAGTGA
- a CDS encoding phosphatase PAP2 family protein, translated as MFVAGGALGVAILLVVVQSVASIQGFQGPLESLFHDYVLTPKSASVPWAGLALAMVGLTNRQRVVTLSAAAGIDVVVAAVRYLSGGPLTVGNGATWVLTAVGVYAAVRWTGDHRRSALRGVGLGALLILATKFGDAWLQVTIMAGPMVLDEYAQLADHALGSPSWHLGQFVDALGPVGYGILHWVYIELPVAAIAVAVYQLRNGWPSHYLVRTFLLIGLVGPVFYVLFPVVGPIFAFGTEGQGFQVSDYWPNIVPTPDFAPEPMSFDSVTPRNCMPSLHTAWALALFIHSRQGAWWLRLGGTFWLVCTLTATLGFGYHYGVDLVAGVVLCLTIESALRDPERGWGWFRVRLVGGGALVLAGLLLSYRYLAVPMGRFPEVSGPLVLGALAAMSLGFYATFFARPDTALARWGSGAKAAVTDVLAAPTR; from the coding sequence ATGTTCGTGGCGGGCGGGGCGCTCGGTGTGGCGATCCTGCTGGTGGTGGTCCAATCGGTGGCGTCCATACAGGGTTTCCAGGGTCCCCTCGAAAGCCTGTTCCACGACTACGTCCTGACCCCCAAGTCGGCGTCGGTCCCGTGGGCCGGCCTCGCGCTCGCGATGGTCGGGCTCACCAATCGCCAGCGCGTCGTCACACTCTCCGCCGCAGCCGGCATCGACGTCGTGGTCGCCGCGGTGCGCTACCTGTCCGGTGGACCGCTGACCGTCGGAAACGGCGCGACCTGGGTACTCACCGCGGTGGGCGTGTACGCGGCAGTCCGCTGGACCGGCGACCACCGGCGCAGCGCCCTCAGGGGTGTCGGCCTCGGTGCGCTGCTGATTCTCGCGACCAAATTCGGCGACGCCTGGCTACAGGTCACGATCATGGCCGGGCCGATGGTCCTGGACGAATACGCCCAGCTGGCCGATCACGCGCTGGGCAGCCCGTCGTGGCACCTGGGGCAGTTCGTCGACGCCCTCGGACCCGTCGGCTACGGCATCCTCCACTGGGTCTACATCGAACTGCCGGTCGCGGCCATCGCGGTGGCCGTCTACCAACTGCGGAACGGCTGGCCGTCGCACTACCTGGTGCGCACGTTCCTGCTGATCGGTCTCGTCGGGCCCGTGTTCTACGTGTTGTTCCCGGTGGTCGGACCGATCTTCGCGTTCGGCACCGAAGGTCAGGGGTTCCAGGTCAGCGACTACTGGCCCAACATCGTCCCGACACCCGACTTCGCGCCCGAACCGATGTCGTTCGATTCGGTGACCCCCCGCAACTGCATGCCGAGCCTGCACACGGCGTGGGCCCTCGCCCTGTTCATCCACTCCCGGCAGGGCGCCTGGTGGCTGCGCCTCGGCGGCACGTTCTGGCTGGTGTGCACGCTGACGGCGACCCTCGGCTTCGGCTACCACTACGGCGTCGACCTGGTCGCCGGCGTCGTCCTGTGCCTGACCATCGAATCCGCGTTGCGCGACCCCGAACGGGGGTGGGGCTGGTTCCGGGTCCGTCTCGTCGGGGGCGGCGCGCTGGTGCTGGCCGGACTGCTCCTCAGCTACCGCTACCTCGCGGTGCCGATGGGCCGATTCCCCGAGGTGTCAGGACCGCTCGTCCTCGGTGCCCTCGCCGCAATGAGCCTCGGGTTCTACGCGACGTTCTTCGCCCGGCCCGACACCGCACTCGCGCGGTGGGGCAGCGGCGCGAAGGCAGCGGTCACTGATGTTCTGGCGGCTCCAACTCGTTGA
- a CDS encoding glutamate--cysteine ligase — protein MVVPFPGSPRPTLGVEWEIALVDRVTRDLSNTAAEVFDAVANLAGPEDPRITKELLRNTVELVTGIHSTVGEAMDDLDESLDLLRRAANPLGVDLICAGTHPFAQWSTQLVTRTPDYDELIERTQWWGRQMLIWGVHVHVGVSSPQKVFPILNALLQRYPHLLALSASSPMWAGVNTGYASNRALMFQQLPTAGLPYQFANWGQYEDFISDQMKTGVITKIGGMHWDIRPAPRWGTIEVRVFDGISTRAELSSLVALVHCLIVDLDRRFEAGENLPNLQPWHVKENKWRAARYGLDAEIILDEDSNERLVTDDLNDLLEKLAPTAVRLGCADELAAVAEIPRRGASYQRQRQVAEATGGDLVAVVDALVKELGT, from the coding sequence GTGGTAGTTCCTTTTCCCGGTTCGCCGCGGCCGACACTGGGCGTCGAGTGGGAGATCGCGCTGGTCGACAGGGTCACGCGGGATCTCTCCAACACGGCCGCGGAGGTATTCGACGCGGTGGCGAATCTCGCCGGTCCCGAGGATCCGCGGATCACCAAGGAGTTGCTGCGCAATACCGTCGAACTCGTCACCGGTATCCACTCCACCGTCGGTGAGGCGATGGATGACCTCGACGAGTCGCTCGACCTGTTGCGGCGGGCGGCGAACCCGCTCGGCGTGGATCTGATCTGCGCGGGAACGCACCCGTTTGCTCAGTGGTCGACCCAATTGGTCACGCGCACACCGGATTACGACGAGCTGATCGAACGTACCCAGTGGTGGGGCCGTCAGATGCTCATCTGGGGTGTGCACGTCCACGTCGGTGTGTCCTCGCCGCAGAAGGTGTTCCCGATCCTCAATGCGCTGCTGCAGCGGTACCCGCATCTGCTCGCGCTGTCGGCGTCCTCACCGATGTGGGCCGGCGTCAACACGGGGTACGCGAGTAACCGTGCGCTGATGTTCCAGCAACTCCCCACCGCGGGACTGCCGTACCAGTTCGCGAACTGGGGGCAGTACGAGGATTTCATCAGCGACCAGATGAAGACCGGGGTGATCACCAAGATCGGCGGGATGCACTGGGACATCCGGCCGGCGCCGCGGTGGGGCACCATCGAGGTCCGCGTCTTCGACGGCATCTCCACCCGCGCCGAACTCAGTTCCCTCGTCGCGCTCGTGCACTGCCTGATCGTCGACCTGGACCGGCGTTTCGAGGCGGGTGAGAACCTGCCCAACCTGCAGCCGTGGCACGTGAAGGAGAACAAGTGGCGGGCCGCGCGGTACGGGCTCGACGCCGAGATCATTCTCGACGAGGACAGCAACGAGCGGCTCGTCACCGACGACCTGAACGACCTGCTCGAGAAGCTGGCCCCGACCGCCGTGCGTCTCGGCTGTGCGGACGAATTGGCCGCCGTCGCCGAGATTCCCCGTCGCGGAGCGTCCTACCAGCGGCAACGTCAGGTCGCGGAGGCGACCGGCGGTGACCTGGTGGCCGTGGTCGATGCGTTGGTGAAGGAGCTCGGGACCTGA
- the sodC gene encoding superoxide dismutase[Cu-Zn], whose product MASSSTRRMSWRIVTPVVAIAALGLTACSNNEEPTDVPGTTPPVWTGAADPSAAGVPGDAESGSGESAESGAVSATLKNAEGDDVGTATFKQAGSHVEVTVSVKDQTPGFHGFHVHSVGKCETNSVAPTGGAPGNFLSAGGHFQAEGHSGHPASGDLTSLQVLADGTAELVTTTDAFTVEDLKNGDSGTAVMIHSGPDNFANIPTRYAPAPDQETLNTGDAGSRVACGVIGAS is encoded by the coding sequence ATGGCCTCGAGTTCTACCCGTCGGATGTCCTGGCGCATTGTCACCCCGGTGGTGGCCATTGCGGCACTCGGACTGACCGCCTGCAGTAACAACGAGGAGCCGACCGACGTTCCCGGAACCACTCCTCCCGTCTGGACCGGCGCCGCCGATCCCAGCGCCGCAGGCGTTCCCGGCGACGCCGAGAGCGGTTCCGGTGAATCCGCGGAGAGCGGCGCGGTCAGCGCGACGCTGAAGAACGCCGAGGGTGACGACGTCGGCACCGCCACGTTCAAGCAGGCAGGTAGCCACGTCGAGGTCACCGTTTCCGTCAAGGATCAGACGCCCGGATTCCACGGTTTCCACGTGCACTCCGTCGGCAAGTGTGAGACGAACTCGGTGGCACCGACCGGGGGTGCGCCCGGAAACTTCCTGTCGGCTGGCGGGCACTTCCAGGCCGAGGGCCACTCGGGGCACCCCGCGAGCGGCGACCTCACGTCGCTGCAGGTGCTGGCCGACGGCACGGCCGAATTGGTCACCACCACCGACGCCTTCACGGTCGAGGACCTGAAGAACGGCGACAGCGGCACCGCGGTCATGATCCACTCTGGTCCCGACAATTTCGCCAACATCCCCACCCGTTACGCACCCGCCCCCGATCAGGAAACCCTGAACACCGGGGACGCAGGCTCCCGGGTGGCCTGCGGTGTCATCGGCGCCAGCTGA